A window of Pseudomonas guangdongensis contains these coding sequences:
- the rloA gene encoding retropepsin-like aspartic peptidase RloA, whose protein sequence is MRLQSFALLLSLLLPPCAAALAAEKTVYGLNERVFLAELGSLVAAKLDTGAKTASLSAHNIKRFKRNGETWVRFTPGFGDQEAAPIEKPLARISKIKRRAGDFDPDEGKTYTARPVIELDVCMGRIRRTIEVNLTDRSAFEYPLLIGSDALTRFGALVDPSLKYAAGKPSCTHVAHADE, encoded by the coding sequence ATGAGACTCCAGTCCTTCGCCCTGCTACTCAGCCTGCTGCTGCCGCCCTGCGCGGCCGCCCTGGCCGCCGAGAAAACCGTCTACGGCCTCAACGAAAGAGTCTTCCTGGCGGAACTTGGCAGCCTGGTCGCGGCCAAACTGGACACCGGCGCCAAGACCGCCTCGCTCAGCGCGCACAACATCAAGCGCTTCAAACGCAACGGCGAGACCTGGGTACGCTTCACGCCGGGTTTCGGCGACCAGGAGGCCGCGCCGATCGAGAAGCCCCTGGCCCGCATCAGCAAGATCAAGCGTCGCGCCGGCGACTTCGACCCGGACGAAGGCAAGACCTACACGGCGCGCCCGGTGATCGAACTGGACGTGTGCATGGGTCGCATCCGACGCACCATCGAAGTCAACCTGACCGACCGCAGCGCCTTCGAGTATCCCCTGCTGATCGGCTCCGACGCGCTCACCCGCTTCGGCGCCCTGGTCGACCCGAGTCTCAAATACGCCGCTGGCAAGCCCAGCTGCACCCACGTTGCACACGCTGACGAGTAA
- the rloB gene encoding osmotic stress tolerance membrane protein RloB: MRSLNLHLKVLIAILVSLGVAITAYQIFVLGIPVTEAETDNVWNIDAKVEFQASPRNPVKVQMYIPPLEQDFVSLNESFISNNYGVSVNNVDGNRRVTWSARRASGKQTLYYRMVLTQRYSTEKPVEKGAIYRESLPIAGPEQIAAEALLAPIRQHSADVETFISETIKRVNNLNDDNVKLLLAGDSSVANRARVIDLLLSIAHVPLERVHTIRLIENQAQSPELWLRSFNGQNWLYFNPDNGQQGLPRDRLVWWLGDGELVSVDGGKQAQVSFTLNTSELNAIRLAKQSDASADSGFLEYSLYGLPLQTQQTYQIMIMIPIGVLVILILRNLGGLQTLGTFTPVLIALAFRETQLGFGIVLFTIITALGLSLRSYLEHLKLQMLPRLSVVLTFVVVLIAVISLFSHKLGLERGLSVALFPMVILTMTIERLSITWEERGGGHAFKVAVGTLVAATLAHLLMSIPELTYFIFTFPAVLLILVGFMLAMGRYRGYRLTELFRFKAFLKD, translated from the coding sequence ATGCGCTCTCTCAACCTGCACCTTAAAGTCCTTATCGCCATATTGGTGAGCCTGGGCGTGGCGATCACCGCCTACCAGATCTTCGTGCTCGGCATTCCGGTCACCGAGGCGGAAACGGACAACGTCTGGAACATCGACGCCAAGGTCGAGTTCCAGGCCAGCCCGCGCAATCCGGTCAAAGTGCAGATGTACATCCCGCCGCTGGAGCAGGACTTCGTCAGCCTCAACGAGAGCTTCATCTCCAACAATTACGGCGTCAGCGTCAACAACGTCGACGGCAACCGCCGGGTTACCTGGTCGGCGCGGCGCGCCAGCGGCAAGCAGACCCTGTACTACCGGATGGTCCTGACCCAGCGCTACAGCACGGAAAAACCCGTGGAAAAGGGGGCGATCTACCGCGAAAGCCTGCCGATCGCCGGCCCCGAGCAGATCGCCGCCGAAGCCCTGCTGGCGCCCATCCGCCAGCACTCGGCCGACGTCGAGACCTTCATCAGCGAGACCATCAAGCGCGTCAACAACCTCAATGACGACAACGTCAAGCTGCTGCTGGCCGGCGACAGCTCGGTGGCCAACCGCGCCCGGGTGATCGACCTGCTGTTGTCCATCGCCCACGTACCGCTGGAGCGCGTCCACACCATTCGCCTGATCGAGAACCAGGCCCAGAGCCCGGAGCTGTGGCTGCGCAGCTTCAACGGCCAGAACTGGCTGTACTTCAACCCCGACAACGGCCAGCAGGGCCTGCCGCGCGACCGTCTGGTCTGGTGGCTGGGCGACGGCGAGCTGGTTAGCGTCGACGGCGGCAAGCAGGCCCAGGTCAGCTTCACCCTCAACACCAGCGAGCTGAATGCCATTCGCCTGGCCAAGCAGTCCGACGCCTCGGCCGATTCGGGCTTCCTCGAATACTCGCTGTACGGCCTGCCGTTGCAGACCCAGCAGACCTACCAGATCATGATCATGATCCCGATCGGCGTGCTGGTGATCCTGATCCTGCGCAACCTCGGCGGCCTGCAGACCCTCGGCACCTTCACCCCGGTGCTGATCGCCCTGGCCTTCCGCGAGACCCAGCTGGGCTTCGGCATCGTGCTGTTCACCATCATCACCGCGCTGGGCCTGTCGCTGCGCTCCTACCTGGAGCACCTCAAGCTGCAGATGCTGCCACGCCTGTCGGTGGTGCTGACCTTCGTGGTGGTGCTGATCGCGGTAATCAGCCTGTTCAGCCACAAGCTCGGCCTGGAGCGCGGCCTGTCGGTGGCGCTGTTCCCGATGGTGATCCTGACCATGACCATCGAGCGCCTGTCGATCACCTGGGAAGAGCGCGGCGGTGGCCATGCCTTCAAGGTCGCGGTCGGCACCCTGGTCGCCGCCACCCTGGCGCACCTGCTGATGAGCATCCCGGAGCTGACCTACTTCATCTTCACCTTCCCGGCGGTGCTGCTGATCCTGGTGGGCTTCATGCTGGCGATGGGTCGCTACCGCGGCTACCGCCTGACCGAACTGTTCCGTTTCAAAGCCTTCCTCAAGGACTGA
- a CDS encoding alpha-L-glutamate ligase-like protein: MFGLIKTWKALSAKGIMGINRRNADYVLKYNKRHLYPVVDDKILTKERAIAAGIHVPEMYGIISTEKEIENLDKIIGEHNDFVIKPAQGAGGDGILVIADRFEGRFKTVSGKIVSRDEIEQQLSSILSGLYSLGGGRDRALIEYRVTPDPIFKSISYEGVPDIRIIVLMGYPVMAMLRLPTRQSNGKANLHQGAIGVGVDLATGVTLRGTWLNNKITKHPDTGNAVDGVQLPNWDGFMKLAAGCYELCGLGYIGVDMVLDVDKGPLILELNARPGLNIQIANDCGLTHRAHAVEARLEELKAQGIEESPEERVRFSQSLFGHIKPVEL; encoded by the coding sequence ATGTTCGGCCTGATCAAAACCTGGAAGGCCCTGAGTGCCAAAGGCATCATGGGCATCAACCGGCGCAACGCGGACTACGTGCTGAAGTACAACAAGCGGCACCTGTATCCGGTGGTGGACGACAAGATCCTCACCAAGGAGCGCGCCATCGCCGCCGGCATCCACGTGCCGGAGATGTACGGGATCATCTCCACCGAGAAGGAGATCGAGAACCTCGACAAGATCATCGGCGAGCACAACGATTTCGTCATCAAGCCGGCGCAGGGCGCCGGCGGCGACGGCATCCTGGTGATCGCCGACCGCTTCGAGGGGCGCTTCAAGACCGTCTCGGGCAAGATCGTCAGCCGCGACGAGATCGAGCAGCAGCTGTCCAGCATCCTCTCCGGCCTGTACTCGCTGGGCGGCGGTCGCGACCGCGCGCTGATCGAGTACCGGGTGACCCCGGACCCGATCTTCAAGAGCATCAGCTACGAGGGCGTGCCGGACATCCGCATCATCGTGCTGATGGGCTACCCGGTGATGGCCATGCTGCGCCTGCCGACCCGCCAGTCCAACGGCAAGGCCAACCTGCACCAGGGCGCCATCGGCGTCGGCGTCGACCTGGCTACCGGCGTCACCCTGCGCGGCACCTGGCTGAACAACAAGATCACCAAGCACCCGGACACCGGTAACGCGGTGGACGGCGTGCAGCTGCCCAACTGGGACGGCTTCATGAAACTGGCCGCCGGCTGCTACGAGCTGTGCGGTCTGGGCTACATCGGCGTGGACATGGTGCTGGACGTGGACAAGGGCCCCTTGATCCTCGAACTCAACGCCCGTCCCGGCCTGAACATCCAGATCGCCAACGACTGCGGGCTGACCCATCGCGCCCACGCCGTCGAGGCGCGCCTGGAGGAACTCAAGGCACAGGGCATCGAGGAAAGCCCGGAGGAGCGCGTGCGCTTCTCGCAGAGCCTGTTCGGCCACATCAAGCCGGTCGAGCTTTAA
- the pabB gene encoding aminodeoxychorismate synthase component I yields the protein MSVCTLHPLPYHADPRPRFARIQAAPGACLLDGGRPHAERGRFELFSAWPEQTLAPRPDEDGRAFLARCRAALAELGRADAPAGVELPFTGGLLGYLAYDFGRRLERLPAQAADDLALPDARLGLYAWALVTDHRRQTSQLVFHPRLPAERRAALIALFEAGADAPPADDFRLLAPFAADLDAGQYRAAIERIQDYIRAGDCYQVNFAQRFQAPCRGQPWGAYARLREACPTPFAGYLALEDGAILSLSPERFISVQAGQVETRPIKGTRPRGADAAEDRALADDLLASAKDRAENLMIVDLLRNDIGRSCRTGSVRVPELFALESYPNVHHLVSSVTGELAEGLDAFDLLAGSFPGGSITGAPKIRAMQIIDELEPTRRAIYCGSLLYIDCRGEMDSSICIRTVLVRGGRASCWGGGGIVLDSVWQAEYAESQTKVRVLLQTLETTLDR from the coding sequence ATGTCCGTCTGTACCCTGCATCCCCTGCCCTATCACGCCGATCCGCGCCCGCGCTTCGCGCGGATTCAGGCGGCGCCCGGCGCCTGCCTGCTCGACGGCGGCCGTCCGCATGCCGAGCGCGGCCGCTTCGAACTGTTCAGCGCCTGGCCCGAGCAGACCCTCGCGCCCCGGCCCGACGAGGACGGCCGCGCCTTCCTCGCCCGCTGCCGCGCGGCGCTGGCCGAACTCGGCCGTGCCGACGCGCCGGCGGGCGTCGAACTGCCGTTCACCGGCGGCCTGCTCGGCTACCTGGCCTACGACTTCGGCCGCCGGCTGGAACGCCTGCCGGCGCAGGCCGCGGACGACCTGGCGCTGCCCGACGCGCGTCTCGGCCTGTACGCCTGGGCGCTGGTCACCGACCACCGGCGGCAAACCTCGCAACTGGTGTTCCATCCGCGCCTGCCGGCCGAACGGCGCGCGGCGCTGATCGCCCTGTTCGAGGCCGGGGCAGACGCCCCGCCGGCAGACGACTTCCGCCTGCTGGCGCCCTTCGCCGCCGATCTCGACGCCGGCCAGTACCGCGCCGCCATCGAACGCATCCAGGACTACATCCGCGCCGGCGACTGCTACCAAGTCAACTTCGCCCAGCGCTTCCAGGCGCCCTGCCGGGGCCAGCCGTGGGGCGCCTACGCCCGGCTGCGCGAGGCCTGCCCGACGCCCTTCGCCGGCTACCTGGCGCTGGAGGACGGCGCCATCCTCAGCCTGTCGCCGGAGCGTTTCATCAGCGTGCAGGCCGGTCAGGTGGAAACCCGGCCGATCAAGGGCACCCGCCCGCGCGGCGCCGACGCCGCCGAGGATCGCGCACTGGCCGACGACCTGCTGGCCAGCGCCAAGGACCGCGCCGAGAACCTGATGATCGTCGACCTGCTGCGCAACGACATCGGGCGCAGCTGCCGCACCGGCTCGGTACGGGTACCGGAACTCTTCGCCCTGGAAAGCTATCCCAACGTTCACCATCTGGTGAGCAGCGTGACCGGCGAACTGGCCGAGGGCCTCGACGCCTTCGACCTGCTGGCCGGCAGCTTCCCCGGCGGCTCGATCACCGGCGCGCCGAAGATCCGCGCCATGCAGATCATCGACGAGCTGGAGCCGACCCGCCGCGCGATCTACTGCGGCTCGCTGCTGTACATCGACTGCCGCGGCGAGATGGACAGCTCGATCTGCATACGTACCGTGCTGGTCCGGGGCGGCCGCGCCAGCTGCTGGGGTGGCGGCGGCATCGTGCTGGACTCGGTCTGGCAGGCCGAATACGCCGAGTCGCAGACCAAGGTGCGGGTGCTGCTGCAGACCCTGGAAACCACCCTCGACCGATAG
- a CDS encoding ATP-binding protein, whose amino-acid sequence MPSLNRIILINTHLAGVVELVVDDHTNICGTNASGKTTLQRLVPVFYGEYPSRVVPATRDSFERWYLPTEQSFIVYEYRRMDEALCQVVLAAASDGKGVAYRLVQKGFELDDYIRSRQGDAIVCLNMAELGRQFKQAGVAVTTLLNTRQFRAIIQHDRSLLAADGERAQLRAWARQFSLCEPEHSLRHIEKLARAVHSREGKMETIKSMVAAILEEDGVSPPATHLNLQRVEDWIRDSRLIQGFNAIRPEFHKLEREHQDLQAHEARLAGLLLGYRADEPRLFQRQEETAAAIEQSGFQLKQLEARWTEQRDGLNQELSAARGDLARIDGELEQIEQQYQSYLDADIEQLKADLDQLGAWQDEQANLQARHRLLTEAHQDIERAWLERNQAIKDQREAALEQLRAEEDALREERDARKAQQDEALQALDRVFAERRQQGSDEFAARDHALKLQRGLIEQRADSLGYSEEENLALAILDRRLEEADEKVEAGEARVRQLDSQERQLRAAREDAHGAFTLAGRRLAERQEQLDAIERILYPGQRTLLEFLRREQPGWEARLGKVIHPGLLDRDDLKPQLLDGATDSLFGVQLDLAALDTPDYAASETELRQRLQLARDALDDAQNQQQQAEARLIEASAALDELQRQQVVARSDAQQRRDDRQRLKDERRARKEQLDAAVAERRSQARRQLVEVDHALQLLAAEREHWHGDLKTRHGEERLEASAHWQQVLGSLDAQLAQLRGQAEARRASAKAELAECERWYRAELKERGMDEDAIVALKQQIRSLAERIARTEQRRSEVLRYDDWYRHSWLQRKPRLLGELGECRSRAERLEQQLRSASEEHKAERSQLEATRQQALQLKGQLDEALARLKVLLRRLGELKLPREGSLAEGELDERLRLGEELLQAREQQLAAIKAHVERFDNLIAAQSGSSLAETWARSREECTRDNERGIPVLDHRRLVPHLEQLLNVLVPQSLTALREQGRIFGLELNAYYEVLADIDRKIGTQSARITREVSEELFLDGVSESAVRIRSRIGELEFWPELKAFIKAFQSWRDQGFAELPGEDYTASMRRALEIIGRSALGGGIAGLLEIELRLREGNSDLVIRTDRQLNESSSHGMAYLILCKFLLAFTRLLRGAAPAVIHWPIDELGTLHHNNVKKIFDACTSNGIRILGAFPNPDSEVLALFANRYIVNKQTRQLQVVRPRPDPIAEKLKGLKTGEVA is encoded by the coding sequence ATGCCCAGTCTCAACCGCATCATCCTGATCAACACCCACCTCGCGGGCGTGGTCGAGCTGGTGGTCGACGACCACACCAACATCTGCGGCACCAACGCCTCCGGCAAGACCACCCTGCAGCGCCTGGTGCCGGTGTTCTACGGCGAATACCCAAGCCGCGTGGTGCCGGCCACCCGCGACAGCTTCGAGCGCTGGTACCTGCCCACCGAGCAGAGCTTCATCGTCTACGAGTACCGGCGCATGGACGAGGCGCTGTGCCAGGTGGTGCTGGCCGCCGCCAGCGACGGTAAGGGCGTCGCCTACCGCCTGGTGCAGAAGGGCTTCGAGCTGGACGACTACATCAGGAGCCGCCAGGGCGATGCCATCGTCTGCCTGAACATGGCCGAGCTGGGCCGCCAGTTCAAGCAGGCCGGCGTGGCGGTCACCACCCTGCTCAACACCCGCCAGTTCCGCGCCATCATCCAGCACGACCGCAGCCTGCTGGCCGCCGACGGCGAGCGCGCCCAGCTGCGCGCCTGGGCGCGGCAGTTCTCGCTGTGCGAGCCCGAGCACTCGCTGCGCCACATCGAGAAGCTGGCCCGCGCCGTGCATTCGCGCGAGGGCAAGATGGAGACCATCAAGTCGATGGTCGCCGCGATCCTCGAAGAGGACGGGGTCAGCCCGCCGGCCACCCACCTCAACCTGCAGCGGGTCGAGGACTGGATCCGCGACAGCCGGCTGATCCAGGGCTTCAACGCGATCCGCCCGGAATTCCACAAGCTCGAACGCGAACACCAGGACCTGCAGGCCCACGAGGCGCGCCTGGCCGGCCTGCTGCTCGGCTACCGGGCCGACGAGCCGCGGCTGTTCCAGCGCCAGGAGGAAACCGCCGCCGCCATCGAGCAGAGCGGCTTCCAGCTCAAGCAGCTGGAGGCGCGCTGGACCGAGCAGCGCGACGGCCTCAACCAGGAGCTGTCGGCCGCCCGCGGCGATCTGGCGCGCATCGACGGCGAACTGGAGCAGATCGAGCAGCAGTACCAGAGCTACCTGGACGCCGACATCGAGCAGCTCAAGGCCGACCTCGACCAGCTCGGCGCCTGGCAGGATGAGCAGGCCAACCTGCAGGCCCGCCACCGCCTGCTCACCGAGGCGCACCAGGACATCGAGCGCGCCTGGCTGGAGCGCAACCAGGCGATCAAGGACCAGCGCGAAGCGGCGCTGGAGCAGCTGCGCGCCGAGGAGGACGCTCTGCGTGAGGAGCGCGATGCCCGCAAGGCGCAGCAGGACGAGGCGCTGCAGGCCCTCGACAGGGTCTTCGCCGAACGCCGCCAGCAAGGCAGCGACGAGTTTGCCGCGCGCGACCACGCACTGAAGCTGCAGCGCGGCCTGATCGAGCAGCGGGCCGACAGCCTCGGCTACAGCGAGGAGGAAAACCTCGCCCTGGCGATCCTCGACCGCCGCCTGGAGGAAGCCGACGAGAAGGTCGAGGCCGGCGAGGCGCGCGTGCGCCAGCTCGACAGCCAGGAACGCCAGCTGCGCGCCGCCCGCGAGGACGCGCACGGCGCCTTCACCCTCGCCGGCCGGCGCCTGGCCGAGCGCCAGGAGCAGCTCGACGCCATCGAGCGCATCCTCTACCCCGGCCAGCGCACCCTGCTGGAGTTCCTGCGCCGCGAGCAGCCGGGCTGGGAAGCACGCCTGGGCAAGGTCATCCACCCCGGCCTGCTGGACCGCGACGACCTCAAGCCGCAGCTGCTGGACGGCGCGACGGACAGCCTGTTCGGCGTACAGCTCGACCTCGCCGCGCTCGACACTCCCGACTACGCCGCCAGCGAAACCGAGCTGCGCCAGCGCCTGCAACTGGCCAGGGACGCCCTGGACGATGCGCAGAACCAGCAGCAACAGGCCGAGGCGCGGCTGATCGAGGCCAGCGCCGCACTCGACGAACTGCAGCGCCAGCAGGTGGTGGCGCGCAGCGACGCCCAGCAGCGCCGCGACGACCGCCAGCGTCTCAAGGACGAACGCCGCGCCCGCAAGGAACAGCTCGACGCCGCGGTCGCCGAACGGCGCAGCCAGGCGCGCCGGCAGCTGGTCGAGGTCGACCACGCCCTGCAACTGCTGGCCGCAGAGCGCGAGCACTGGCACGGCGACCTCAAGACCCGCCACGGCGAGGAGCGCCTGGAAGCCAGCGCGCACTGGCAGCAGGTGCTGGGCAGCCTCGATGCGCAGCTCGCCCAACTGCGCGGCCAGGCCGAGGCGCGGCGCGCCAGCGCCAAGGCCGAGCTGGCCGAGTGCGAGCGCTGGTACCGCGCCGAACTCAAGGAGCGCGGCATGGACGAGGACGCCATCGTCGCCCTCAAACAACAGATCCGCAGCCTCGCCGAACGCATCGCCCGCACCGAGCAGCGCCGCAGCGAGGTGCTGCGCTACGACGACTGGTACCGGCACAGCTGGCTGCAGCGCAAGCCGCGCCTGCTCGGCGAACTGGGCGAGTGCCGCAGCCGCGCCGAGCGCCTGGAGCAGCAGCTCAGGAGCGCCAGTGAAGAACACAAGGCCGAACGCAGCCAGCTGGAAGCCACCCGCCAGCAAGCCCTGCAGCTCAAGGGCCAGCTCGACGAGGCGCTGGCCCGGCTCAAGGTGCTGCTGCGCCGTCTCGGCGAGCTGAAGCTGCCCCGCGAGGGCAGCCTCGCCGAGGGCGAGCTGGACGAGCGCCTGCGCCTGGGCGAGGAGCTGCTGCAGGCCCGCGAGCAGCAGCTCGCCGCGATCAAGGCCCATGTCGAGCGCTTCGACAACCTGATCGCAGCGCAGAGCGGCTCCAGCCTGGCCGAGACCTGGGCGCGCAGCCGCGAGGAATGCACCCGCGACAACGAGCGCGGCATCCCGGTCCTCGACCACCGCCGGCTGGTGCCGCACCTGGAGCAGTTGCTCAACGTGCTGGTGCCGCAGAGCCTCACCGCCCTGCGCGAGCAGGGGCGGATCTTCGGCCTGGAACTCAACGCCTACTACGAGGTGCTCGCCGACATCGACCGCAAGATCGGCACGCAGAGCGCGCGGATCACCCGCGAGGTCAGCGAGGAGCTGTTCCTCGACGGCGTCTCCGAGTCGGCGGTGCGCATCCGCTCGCGGATCGGCGAACTGGAGTTCTGGCCGGAACTGAAAGCCTTCATCAAGGCCTTCCAGAGCTGGCGCGACCAGGGTTTTGCCGAGCTGCCCGGCGAGGACTACACCGCCAGCATGCGCCGCGCCCTGGAGATCATCGGTCGCTCGGCGCTCGGCGGCGGCATCGCCGGCCTGCTGGAGATCGAGCTGCGCCTGCGCGAGGGCAACAGCGACCTGGTGATCCGCACCGACCGCCAGCTCAACGAGTCGTCCAGCCACGGCATGGCCTATCTGATCCTCTGCAAGTTCCTGCTCGCCTTCACCCGCCTGCTGCGCGGTGCGGCGCCGGCGGTGATCCACTGGCCGATCGATGAGCTGGGCACCCTGCACCACAACAACGTGAAGAAGATCTTCGACGCCTGCACCAGCAACGGCATCCGCATCCTCGGCGCCTTCCCCAACCCGGACTCCGAGGTGCTGGCGCTGTTCGCCAACCGCTACATCGTCAACAAGCAGACCCGCCAGCTGCAGGTGGTCCGGCCGCGCCCGGACCCGATCGCCGAGAAGCTCAAGGGCCTGAAAACCGGAGAGGTGGCGTAA
- a CDS encoding phosphoenolpyruvate carboxylase, whose translation MSGNLHQAGVRFLRQLGSHAEAIMDAYLAGAVAEQALEPGVQERLVRQGILYRPEPGADLHLRRAVRALLEEALKDDRNRQIDANTGSTLATFKTLAAHYKEARHQGDYAAADAYLADLREHVYAFGESLGHAIRVLWSRINNEFGYVGSLAAKIRENELAQTQVSELLAGLELISFAELAEACGELRELRRLLVTSLQRTVSACSQELSIVQGRLLELLGRFRQIRGRTRLLKGWLLHIEQQPDYRVGNHASQLQVPALFNQAPALLAPAAIDVHDPLQEDALLAVLAQVRSLQPVARLAPAPGEAGELLLGAVEDFEIAANPLREAVSAYFCQVIESGEPLSALEWRTRQELPWDAESWLYQVIGGYEGLPEEHKQHFELDALGEPDPVYSGNFIVRDVRLWLA comes from the coding sequence ATGAGCGGCAACCTGCATCAGGCCGGGGTGCGCTTCCTGCGCCAGCTGGGCAGCCATGCCGAGGCGATCATGGACGCCTACCTGGCCGGCGCCGTCGCCGAGCAGGCGCTGGAACCGGGTGTCCAGGAGCGCCTGGTCAGGCAGGGCATCCTCTACCGCCCCGAGCCCGGCGCCGACCTGCACCTGCGCCGCGCGGTGCGCGCCCTGCTGGAGGAGGCGCTCAAGGACGACCGCAACCGGCAGATCGACGCCAACACCGGCTCGACCCTGGCGACCTTCAAGACCCTCGCCGCCCACTACAAGGAAGCCCGCCACCAGGGCGACTACGCCGCCGCCGACGCCTACCTGGCCGACCTGCGCGAGCACGTCTACGCCTTCGGCGAAAGCCTGGGCCACGCCATCCGCGTGCTGTGGAGCCGGATCAACAACGAGTTCGGCTACGTCGGCAGCCTGGCCGCGAAGATCCGCGAGAACGAGCTGGCGCAGACCCAGGTCAGCGAGCTGCTCGCCGGCCTGGAGCTGATCAGCTTCGCCGAGCTGGCGGAGGCCTGCGGCGAACTGCGCGAGCTGCGCCGCCTGCTGGTCACCAGCCTGCAGCGCACGGTCAGCGCCTGCTCCCAGGAGCTGAGCATCGTTCAGGGCCGTCTGCTCGAACTGCTCGGCCGCTTCCGCCAGATCCGCGGGCGCACCCGCCTGCTCAAGGGCTGGCTGCTGCACATCGAGCAGCAGCCGGACTACCGGGTCGGCAACCACGCCAGCCAGCTGCAGGTGCCGGCGCTGTTCAACCAAGCACCGGCGCTGCTCGCCCCGGCGGCCATCGACGTCCACGACCCGCTGCAGGAAGATGCGCTGCTCGCCGTGCTGGCCCAGGTGCGCAGCCTGCAGCCGGTCGCACGCCTGGCCCCGGCGCCGGGCGAGGCCGGCGAGCTGCTGCTCGGCGCGGTGGAAGACTTCGAGATCGCCGCCAACCCGCTGCGCGAGGCGGTCTCGGCGTACTTCTGCCAGGTCATCGAGTCCGGCGAGCCGCTCTCGGCGCTGGAGTGGCGGACGCGGCAGGAGCTGCCCTGGGACGCGGAAAGCTGGCTGTACCAGGTGATCGGCGGCTACGAGGGACTGCCGGAGGAGCACAAGCAGCACTTCGAGCTGGACGCCCTCGGTGAGCCGGACCCGGTGTACTCGGGCAACTTCATCGTCCGCGACGTGCGCCTGTGGCTGGCCTGA
- a CDS encoding DUF7281 domain-containing protein yields MAGLTRLGARHWQAIHDLLRSRERSVQLGPLWRQIHMQLEVGEPRGRRLHFSEAMLRSLRQAAEQASGVDLLVAAPAGTRRETASLGFVDDKVAPQRPDHGFVLVKGALPAPLPALAPELSLRVPLASLELAAIEQVLVIENLDSFDDWQHFDAPAELAGCLVLYRGHGGLARGARRLLAALPTDTPVTAFPDYDPAGLAIAAALGASQLLLPELDERLLTKGCQTHFLRQFRQATHLDGIELGGWQPVWDEMKQQARSIKQQHMLALGACLRLLPR; encoded by the coding sequence GTGGCTGGCCTGACCAGGCTCGGCGCACGCCACTGGCAGGCGATCCACGACCTGCTGCGCAGCCGCGAGCGCAGCGTGCAACTCGGCCCGCTGTGGCGACAGATCCACATGCAACTGGAAGTCGGTGAGCCGCGCGGCAGGCGCCTGCACTTCAGCGAGGCGATGCTGCGCAGCCTGCGCCAGGCCGCCGAGCAGGCCAGCGGCGTCGACCTGCTGGTCGCCGCGCCCGCCGGCACACGCCGGGAAACCGCCAGCCTGGGCTTCGTCGACGACAAGGTCGCGCCCCAGCGCCCCGACCACGGCTTCGTGCTGGTCAAGGGCGCCCTGCCCGCGCCGCTGCCGGCGCTCGCGCCCGAGCTGAGCCTGCGCGTGCCGCTGGCCAGCCTGGAGCTCGCCGCCATCGAGCAGGTGCTGGTGATCGAGAACCTCGATAGCTTCGACGACTGGCAGCACTTCGACGCCCCGGCCGAGCTGGCCGGCTGCCTGGTGCTGTACCGCGGCCACGGCGGCCTGGCCCGCGGCGCGCGGCGCCTGCTCGCCGCACTGCCGACCGACACGCCGGTCACCGCCTTCCCCGACTACGATCCGGCCGGGCTGGCCATCGCCGCAGCGCTGGGCGCCAGCCAGTTGCTGCTGCCGGAGCTGGACGAGCGCCTGCTGACCAAGGGCTGCCAGACACACTTCCTTCGCCAGTTCAGACAGGCCACTCATCTGGACGGCATCGAGCTGGGCGGCTGGCAGCCTGTCTGGGACGAGATGAAACAGCAGGCGCGCAGCATCAAGCAGCAGCACATGCTGGCGCTCGGCGCATGCCTGCGTCTGCTGCCGCGCTGA
- the thrH gene encoding bifunctional phosphoserine phosphatase/homoserine phosphotransferase ThrH gives MEIACLDLEGVLVPEIWIAFAEKTGIDALKATTRDIPDYDVLMKQRLRILDEHGLKLRDIQEVIATLKPLDGAVEFVDWLRERFQVVILSDTFYEFSQPLMRQLGFPTLLCHKLITDETDRVVDYQLRQKDPKRQSVIALKSLYYRVIAAGDSYNDTTMLSEAHAGILFHAPDNVIAEFPQFPAVHTYEDLKQEFLKASVRELSL, from the coding sequence GTGGAAATCGCCTGCCTTGATCTCGAAGGTGTACTGGTCCCGGAAATCTGGATCGCCTTTGCCGAAAAAACCGGAATCGACGCGCTCAAGGCCACCACCCGCGACATTCCCGACTACGACGTGCTGATGAAGCAGCGCCTGCGCATCCTCGACGAGCACGGCCTGAAGCTGCGTGACATCCAGGAAGTGATCGCCACCCTCAAGCCGCTGGACGGCGCGGTGGAGTTCGTCGACTGGCTGCGCGAGCGCTTCCAGGTGGTGATCCTCTCCGACACCTTCTACGAGTTCTCCCAGCCCTTGATGCGCCAGCTCGGTTTCCCGACCCTGCTGTGCCACAAGCTGATCACCGACGAGACCGACCGCGTGGTCGACTACCAGCTGCGCCAGAAGGATCCCAAGCGCCAGTCGGTGATCGCCCTGAAGAGCCTGTACTACCGGGTGATCGCCGCCGGCGACTCGTACAACGACACCACCATGCTCAGCGAGGCCCACGCCGGCATCCTGTTCCATGCCCCGGACAACGTGATCGCCGAGTTCCCGCAGTTCCCGGCGGTGCACACCTACGAGGACCTCAAGCAGGAGTTCCTCAAGGCGTCGGTGCGCGAGCTGAGCCTGTAA